The following proteins come from a genomic window of Pelagicoccus albus:
- a CDS encoding DUF6702 family protein: MKRLSIVLAALAWLSASDLLAHRKPEAFTSITRNENSGTVEIVHTLHAHDVEPIIDRILNDKGQSLETLEGRARMAIYVEKRFGIREATTDKPLSLTLVGAEVSGEHLYVYQEYEGYLPDSFSIRSDILRDVYSKQSNLVSIKTETIRLTLFFTGKDKWKAVR, from the coding sequence ATGAAGCGACTCTCGATAGTCTTGGCCGCCTTGGCTTGGCTCAGCGCGAGTGACCTCCTGGCTCATCGCAAGCCAGAGGCATTCACATCCATAACGCGTAACGAAAATTCGGGTACGGTTGAAATCGTCCACACACTGCACGCGCACGATGTCGAGCCAATCATTGATCGTATTCTGAACGACAAAGGACAATCACTAGAAACCCTCGAAGGGCGGGCTCGCATGGCCATTTACGTTGAGAAACGATTCGGCATTAGAGAAGCAACCACCGACAAGCCACTAAGCTTGACCTTAGTCGGAGCGGAGGTTTCCGGAGAACATCTGTATGTCTATCAGGAATACGAAGGGTATCTACCCGACTCCTTCTCGATCAGAAGCGATATTCTGCGCGACGTCTACTCGAAGCAGTCCAACCTTGTTAGCATCAAAACTGAAACAATTCGCCTCACGCTTTTCTTCACAGGCAAGGACAAGTGGAAAGCAGTCCGCTAG
- a CDS encoding endonuclease/exonuclease/phosphatase family protein, with the protein MSFRIHLLTFGLLVAFSNSVDSKLSAKEVAANHEVATAQPFRVATFNVSMESGNYGDEASSLVLQQELASGDNPQIQAIAAILQKRRPDIVLLNEFDYIADTSKGINAFQDNYLGISQRGDEPIRYDYFYLAESNTGELSPVDINDDGTLSLPADAYGFGLYPGHYAMVLLSRFPIDSERVRTFRTFLWKDMPGALKPLKEDGSGYYSAEVWNHFRLSSKSHWDVPVLIGGKALHVLASHPTPPVFDGEEDRNGRRNNDEIRFWADYVSPDEEISAYIYDDAGEAGGMASDEPFVILGDLNASDCNGDSYEGAIQQLLEHPSIVDPRPDSDGATEAWPGDDCARHSTHIAGWRLDYVLPSSGESLQVLDSGVYWPETSSPDAELFEDRSKSSDHRLVWLDLELR; encoded by the coding sequence ATGTCGTTTCGAATTCATCTACTGACATTTGGCCTACTAGTGGCTTTCAGCAATTCGGTTGATTCTAAGCTTTCAGCGAAGGAAGTCGCTGCCAATCACGAGGTGGCTACTGCGCAACCATTCCGAGTGGCGACTTTTAACGTGAGCATGGAGTCGGGGAATTATGGAGACGAGGCGTCGAGTCTCGTTTTGCAGCAAGAGCTGGCTTCCGGAGACAATCCACAGATTCAAGCCATAGCGGCGATTCTGCAAAAGCGACGACCCGACATCGTGCTGCTGAACGAGTTCGACTATATCGCGGATACCAGCAAAGGAATTAATGCCTTCCAGGATAACTACCTCGGTATCTCTCAACGAGGCGATGAGCCGATCCGCTACGATTACTTCTACTTGGCCGAATCCAACACAGGAGAATTGTCACCGGTCGATATCAACGACGACGGTACGCTTAGTTTGCCCGCCGACGCCTACGGCTTCGGCTTGTATCCAGGGCATTATGCCATGGTCCTTTTAAGTCGTTTCCCAATCGATTCGGAGCGTGTCCGGACTTTCAGGACTTTTTTGTGGAAGGACATGCCGGGTGCTTTGAAACCGCTGAAGGAAGATGGGAGCGGTTACTATTCCGCAGAGGTTTGGAATCATTTCCGGTTATCGTCCAAGTCGCATTGGGATGTGCCAGTTTTGATTGGAGGCAAGGCTTTGCACGTGCTGGCCAGTCACCCGACGCCGCCAGTTTTCGACGGCGAGGAGGATCGCAATGGGCGTCGCAACAACGACGAGATTCGCTTTTGGGCCGATTACGTCAGTCCCGACGAAGAAATCTCAGCCTACATTTATGATGACGCAGGGGAGGCCGGAGGTATGGCCTCTGACGAGCCCTTTGTCATTCTTGGTGATTTGAATGCGTCGGACTGCAACGGCGATTCGTACGAGGGAGCGATCCAGCAGTTGCTGGAGCATCCATCTATCGTCGACCCGAGGCCAGATAGCGATGGTGCGACTGAAGCCTGGCCTGGCGACGATTGCGCTCGTCATAGCACGCATATCGCGGGTTGGCGTCTGGACTATGTTTTGCCCTCGTCCGGTGAGTCGCTTCAGGTTTTAGATTCCGGTGTTTACTGGCCGGAAACCAGCTCGCCTGATGCGGAGTTGTTTGAAGACCGTTCGAAAAGCTCAGACCACCGCCTCGTGTGGCTCGATTTGGAACTGAGGTAG
- a CDS encoding CobW family GTP-binding protein, translated as MKVGSLEKAEANISEGDASDGRIPLLILGGFLGAGKTTVLNHILREAKGLKIAALVNDVGEVNIDAAFTKDVAQLDEKSAGEIVELSNGCICCGIQSAFGEAVIELAKRKPDCIIVEATGIAEPQGIISSLASRDEVDVSALDYVRIVNLITLVDAQWWVDKVQEAFTPVRRSLLLFSDPRRPLSELLTLQVEGANVIVLNKSDLVDEESLQRSHSVLATMCPEAAIFTTSEGQVDIRQLLEVERFELENALKQSRCDQELRHDRDSDHNPLKKEPAKGHKHGDYGLMAFTFRARYPLQHHKFVAYLRSGVPGLLRAKGFAWTNRDLDRVGYLSLAGDTLRFDYLGKWMQARLEAGEIDRSQIPAEIWRNWDMETGDRRQEIVLIGIDLDRAAIESSLKNCAVM; from the coding sequence ATGAAGGTCGGCAGCTTGGAAAAAGCGGAGGCTAATATTTCAGAAGGGGATGCGTCAGATGGACGTATCCCTCTTCTTATTCTGGGCGGATTTCTGGGGGCGGGAAAAACGACTGTCCTCAATCACATCCTCCGCGAGGCAAAGGGCCTCAAGATAGCGGCTTTGGTCAATGATGTCGGCGAGGTGAATATCGATGCCGCGTTTACCAAGGATGTAGCTCAGCTAGATGAGAAGTCAGCCGGCGAAATCGTAGAATTGAGCAATGGGTGTATCTGCTGTGGCATTCAAAGCGCTTTTGGAGAAGCTGTGATCGAACTCGCTAAACGTAAACCCGATTGCATCATCGTCGAAGCGACGGGTATTGCCGAGCCGCAAGGTATCATCTCAAGCCTTGCTTCGCGAGACGAGGTCGATGTTTCGGCTTTGGATTATGTGCGTATTGTTAATCTCATTACTTTGGTCGATGCGCAGTGGTGGGTAGATAAGGTGCAGGAGGCATTTACGCCTGTTCGTCGCTCGCTCCTTCTATTCTCAGATCCACGGAGGCCGCTGAGCGAGTTGCTGACCTTACAGGTGGAAGGAGCGAATGTGATCGTGCTCAATAAGAGCGATCTTGTGGATGAAGAATCGCTGCAACGATCGCACTCCGTTCTCGCCACCATGTGTCCGGAGGCAGCGATCTTCACGACATCCGAGGGACAGGTAGATATCAGGCAATTGCTAGAGGTGGAACGGTTTGAACTCGAAAACGCCTTAAAGCAGTCACGGTGCGATCAAGAGCTGAGGCACGATCGTGATTCAGACCACAACCCGTTGAAAAAGGAACCAGCCAAAGGGCATAAACATGGAGACTACGGTCTGATGGCATTTACCTTTCGGGCTCGGTATCCGCTGCAACACCACAAGTTTGTGGCGTATTTGCGAAGTGGGGTGCCGGGGCTTTTGAGAGCAAAGGGATTTGCTTGGACTAACCGTGATCTAGATCGGGTGGGTTACCTTTCTCTAGCCGGAGACACCCTTCGTTTCGATTACCTAGGAAAATGGATGCAGGCTCGACTCGAAGCCGGTGAAATTGATCGATCGCAGATACCGGCTGAGATTTGGAGAAATTGGGACATGGAAACTGGCGATCGTCGCCAAGAGATCGTATTGATAGGAATCGATCTCGACCGTGCGGCCATCGAATCGAGTTTGAAGAATTGCGCAGTTATGTAA
- a CDS encoding TonB-dependent receptor translates to MRRIKRLTITSAVGFAPFGLLFAQEESGSSSSFVELAPHVVTASPFVTNVDELVVPVSELAGEELDRKAVSNLGATLDGEPGVHSTYFGPGAGRPVIRGFDGDRVRILNQGTDSHDVSQTSPDHAVGIEPLFAHDIEVVRGPASLLYGNAAIGGVVNVIGKELPIERAQVPISGEIEVSYGSVADEKSAGVALEGGQGDIAWSLGYFERSSGDIEIPGYAESAYQMEAEEEEENHEEEEEVFGVLENSFVDTRSGYVGMTWFGDSGSFGFSFSKYDTDYGVPGHSHEHEHEEEEDHDEEEEEHAEESVSIDLDQSRFALRGELIDPVDFFESVELNFSYGEYQHKELEGDEVGTVFDRDGFELRLTGVHRPLGDLTGAIGFQLKGESFSAVGEEAFIPANDSTQYGLFAVERLNREWGAWEFGGRIENVDVDPVDSALSGKSFTTGNASAGFVRKVGESAVFATNLTYTERAPSASELYAFGPHVGTQSYEIGDSSLGLESSVNLDMSYRLVAGKVTGEFTVFYSDFSDYIYMRYLDEDTIASLYGELDTDGLDLFQATPADAKFYGYELDLRYHIVDEIDRAMHIDVMLDQTRATNERFDTNMPRIPTRRIGARYEYASGPWVAGIEGRYHEAASHLAPNELPTDSYFLWGADLLYRIQTTDSVTVDLFAIGSNLGDEEARAHTSYLKDLAPMPGRSVKLGVRTRF, encoded by the coding sequence ATGAGACGCATCAAGAGACTCACTATCACTTCAGCGGTGGGGTTCGCCCCATTCGGTCTGCTTTTCGCCCAAGAGGAATCTGGTAGCAGTTCTTCATTTGTAGAGCTTGCTCCTCACGTGGTTACCGCCAGTCCATTCGTAACGAATGTCGATGAATTGGTTGTGCCGGTTAGCGAGCTAGCAGGAGAGGAGCTCGACCGCAAGGCTGTCTCTAATCTGGGCGCGACTTTGGATGGAGAGCCCGGGGTGCATTCTACTTATTTTGGCCCGGGTGCTGGCAGGCCGGTCATTCGCGGTTTTGATGGAGATCGGGTGCGTATCCTCAACCAGGGTACGGACAGTCACGACGTTTCACAGACTAGTCCGGACCATGCGGTTGGAATCGAACCTCTCTTCGCCCACGATATCGAGGTGGTGCGTGGACCTGCTTCATTGCTATATGGAAACGCAGCCATCGGTGGTGTTGTTAACGTAATCGGAAAAGAACTACCGATCGAGCGTGCTCAAGTGCCAATCAGCGGCGAAATCGAGGTGAGCTACGGTTCTGTTGCGGACGAGAAGTCGGCTGGAGTCGCTCTTGAGGGAGGACAGGGAGATATTGCTTGGAGCTTAGGTTATTTCGAGCGTAGTTCTGGTGATATCGAGATTCCGGGTTATGCGGAATCGGCCTACCAGATGGAAGCGGAGGAGGAAGAAGAGAATCACGAGGAAGAGGAGGAAGTCTTTGGTGTTTTGGAAAATAGCTTTGTGGATACGCGGTCTGGCTATGTGGGAATGACTTGGTTCGGCGATTCCGGATCGTTTGGTTTCTCGTTCTCGAAGTACGACACCGACTATGGTGTTCCCGGCCATTCTCACGAGCATGAGCACGAAGAGGAAGAGGACCACGATGAGGAAGAGGAAGAACATGCGGAAGAAAGTGTCAGCATCGACTTGGACCAGTCTCGGTTCGCCCTGCGGGGTGAGTTGATTGACCCGGTAGACTTTTTCGAATCGGTAGAGCTGAACTTCAGCTATGGCGAGTATCAGCACAAGGAACTCGAAGGAGACGAAGTGGGCACCGTTTTCGATCGGGATGGTTTCGAACTGAGACTGACCGGCGTTCATCGTCCTTTGGGTGATTTGACTGGAGCAATTGGATTTCAGCTAAAGGGTGAGTCCTTCTCAGCAGTGGGCGAGGAGGCTTTCATCCCTGCCAATGATTCAACGCAATATGGTTTGTTCGCGGTTGAGCGTCTCAATCGTGAGTGGGGAGCATGGGAATTCGGTGGCCGTATCGAAAATGTGGATGTCGATCCAGTCGACTCGGCATTGAGCGGAAAGAGTTTCACTACTGGGAACGCCTCCGCCGGTTTTGTACGCAAGGTCGGGGAAAGTGCGGTCTTCGCAACGAATCTCACCTATACAGAGCGTGCGCCAAGCGCGAGCGAGCTCTATGCATTTGGTCCTCACGTGGGCACTCAGAGTTACGAGATCGGTGATTCCAGTCTCGGACTAGAGAGCTCTGTCAATCTTGACATGTCTTATCGCTTGGTTGCGGGTAAGGTGACCGGTGAGTTCACTGTTTTCTACTCCGATTTCAGCGACTACATATATATGCGATATTTGGATGAAGATACGATTGCTTCGCTTTATGGAGAATTGGATACGGATGGATTGGATCTTTTTCAAGCTACGCCCGCGGATGCTAAATTCTATGGTTACGAGCTAGACCTTCGCTACCACATCGTTGACGAAATCGATCGAGCCATGCATATCGACGTGATGCTTGATCAGACGCGTGCAACCAACGAGCGATTCGATACTAATATGCCCAGAATTCCAACGCGCCGTATCGGGGCACGCTACGAGTATGCGTCTGGGCCTTGGGTAGCAGGCATTGAAGGTCGTTATCATGAAGCGGCATCACATCTGGCTCCCAACGAATTGCCAACTGATAGCTATTTTCTCTGGGGAGCCGACTTGCTCTACCGTATCCAGACTACGGATTCGGTAACTGTGGATCTTTTTGCGATTGGCAGCAACCTGGGCGACGAGGAAGCCCGAGCTCACACTTCCTATCTAAAGGATCTCGCTCCCATGCCAGGACGAAGCGTGAAGCTTGGTGTGCGGACTCGCTTCTAG
- a CDS encoding aspartate:alanine exchanger family transporter gives MLNSILSPFIETPLLALFAIIGLGLLLGRIEIGGVNLGSSGVIFAALLAGHLGLSIPNQVGSVGLVLFVYSVGIGAGNRFFGALKREGRVLAQLAVAVVGLGAIVTWTLSAIYDLSPGMATGIFAGALTSTPALASAIEAAGELGQDVVVGYGVAYPLGIIGVVLFVQLMPRLLKLSLDDSEDAPTSNNISRQLIEVTNPSFFGQTVTDESLQAIGGCQISRVLRQDRLEPISAADTFEEGKILLLVGEPRGLQLATRLLGRASNREVHLDVDNERRRLVLTDRKILGQTLGQFDSLKNHGVVITRIERMDFAFTPQRETRLTQGDILTVVGPPSHLRSFEKFIGHRPNAFSETCLFSLCFGLALGIILGKIQLPLPGGESFSLGLSGGPLIAALILGHFGRVGGLIGYIPRPTRVFLQELGLVFFLADAGVKGGATILEAVQSQGLQIFIIGAIITLIPMLLCYFLARRAFRLPLGQTLGGICGGMTSTPALGAIVSKTSKQSPIVSYATVYPVAVILMALLAKLLMAII, from the coding sequence ATGCTAAACTCAATACTCAGTCCCTTCATTGAAACACCTTTGCTCGCCTTGTTTGCGATCATCGGACTCGGCTTGCTCCTCGGTCGTATAGAAATCGGCGGTGTTAATCTCGGCTCTTCTGGTGTCATTTTCGCCGCCCTGCTCGCTGGCCATCTTGGTCTTTCCATTCCCAACCAAGTAGGCAGCGTCGGTCTGGTGCTGTTCGTCTACAGTGTGGGCATTGGAGCGGGAAACCGCTTCTTCGGAGCCCTGAAAAGAGAGGGTAGAGTTCTCGCCCAACTGGCGGTCGCAGTAGTCGGACTGGGAGCAATCGTCACCTGGACTCTCTCCGCAATCTACGACCTAAGCCCCGGCATGGCTACGGGCATTTTCGCTGGAGCATTGACCAGCACCCCGGCCTTGGCCTCGGCGATCGAAGCTGCTGGAGAACTTGGTCAAGATGTTGTGGTCGGCTACGGTGTCGCTTATCCGCTCGGGATTATCGGCGTGGTTTTATTTGTACAGCTCATGCCTCGGCTTCTTAAACTTAGCCTCGATGACAGCGAAGACGCCCCGACCTCCAACAATATAAGTCGCCAATTGATTGAGGTGACAAATCCGAGCTTCTTTGGCCAAACCGTTACCGACGAGAGCCTTCAGGCCATCGGCGGGTGCCAGATCAGTCGTGTTCTCCGCCAAGATCGACTCGAGCCCATCTCCGCGGCCGACACCTTCGAAGAGGGAAAAATCCTCCTCCTCGTGGGAGAGCCGCGCGGTCTACAATTAGCAACACGACTCCTCGGCCGAGCTTCGAATCGAGAGGTACATCTCGATGTAGATAATGAAAGGCGACGGCTGGTGCTCACGGATCGAAAGATCTTGGGTCAAACGCTTGGGCAGTTCGATTCATTGAAAAATCACGGAGTCGTCATCACCCGCATCGAACGTATGGACTTTGCCTTCACGCCTCAGCGCGAAACCCGTTTAACTCAAGGAGACATTCTCACCGTCGTGGGACCGCCTTCCCATTTACGCTCCTTTGAAAAATTTATTGGACATCGGCCCAACGCGTTTTCCGAAACCTGCCTCTTCTCCCTCTGTTTCGGCCTCGCATTGGGAATTATCCTTGGAAAAATCCAACTCCCTCTTCCCGGAGGGGAAAGCTTTTCGCTCGGACTCTCGGGGGGTCCGCTGATAGCGGCCCTCATCCTGGGCCATTTCGGACGCGTAGGTGGACTTATCGGCTACATACCCCGCCCTACCCGCGTTTTCCTGCAAGAACTTGGTCTCGTATTTTTTCTCGCAGACGCCGGAGTCAAAGGGGGCGCAACTATTTTGGAAGCGGTGCAAAGCCAAGGCCTGCAAATCTTCATCATTGGAGCGATCATCACTTTGATCCCGATGCTCTTGTGCTACTTCCTTGCTCGGCGAGCCTTCCGACTCCCTCTAGGTCAAACCTTAGGCGGAATTTGCGGAGGCATGACGAGTACTCCCGCGCTAGGAGCAATCGTATCCAAAACATCAAAACAATCCCCCATCGTAAGCTACGCCACCGTTTATCCCGTGGCTGTTATCTTGATGGCGCTCCTGGCTAAACTGTTGATGGCGATAATTTGA
- a CDS encoding cytochrome ubiquinol oxidase subunit I, with product MDEFLLSRIQFAANITFHILFPTITISLGWLLLYFKWRYSRSKDYQWMELYFYFTKVFALTFSLGVVTGVTMSFQFGTNWPGYMNTVGNIAGPLLAYEILTAFFLEATFLGVMLYGFRRVPAWFHSLATFLVAAGTTLSAFWILALDSWMQTPAGHVMIDGVAHAESWWDIVFSPSMPYRLFHTLLGSGLTVAFLAAGLLSYRYLKGDKRPAVRTGLATCVVAAAFLAPVQAFVGDMHGINTRDYQPAKLAAMEALWDSEDGAPLVLFALPDEEARENKFEIAIPKLGSLIITRDPNGHVQGLNEFEGEHPRVSPVFWSFRIMVGTGMIMIAVSAVGAYLIWKKREWPKLYLQILLAMTFSGWVGTVSGWYVTEIGRQPWLVYGILKTKDAVADLPPEHVALTLTGYLVTYVLLFIAYIGSLFYLARKEAATESKTPAVS from the coding sequence ATGGACGAATTCCTTTTGTCGCGAATCCAATTCGCGGCCAACATAACCTTTCATATCCTATTCCCCACCATCACCATCAGTTTGGGGTGGTTGCTGCTGTATTTTAAATGGAGATACAGCCGGTCGAAAGACTACCAGTGGATGGAGCTGTACTTCTACTTCACCAAGGTTTTTGCCCTTACCTTTAGCCTCGGTGTCGTAACGGGGGTCACCATGTCGTTTCAGTTCGGCACCAACTGGCCGGGCTACATGAACACTGTTGGCAACATCGCCGGCCCCCTGCTCGCCTACGAGATCCTGACCGCGTTCTTCCTAGAAGCGACTTTCCTAGGGGTTATGTTATATGGTTTCCGACGCGTACCCGCGTGGTTTCACTCGCTCGCTACCTTTCTAGTCGCAGCAGGTACAACCCTATCCGCTTTTTGGATACTCGCTCTTGATAGCTGGATGCAAACGCCCGCGGGGCATGTCATGATAGATGGCGTAGCCCATGCGGAAAGTTGGTGGGACATCGTATTCAGTCCCTCAATGCCTTACCGGCTTTTCCATACCCTACTAGGCTCGGGCCTAACCGTGGCCTTTCTGGCCGCAGGCTTGCTTTCCTATCGATACTTGAAGGGTGACAAGCGACCGGCGGTTCGCACTGGCCTCGCCACTTGCGTGGTAGCAGCTGCCTTTCTCGCACCGGTACAAGCCTTCGTCGGAGATATGCATGGAATAAATACCCGCGACTACCAGCCTGCTAAACTCGCAGCCATGGAGGCTCTTTGGGACAGCGAGGATGGAGCTCCCTTGGTTCTTTTCGCGTTGCCAGATGAAGAGGCCAGAGAAAACAAATTCGAGATAGCGATACCCAAGCTCGGTAGCCTCATAATTACGCGAGATCCCAACGGACACGTCCAAGGCTTAAACGAATTCGAGGGAGAACACCCAAGAGTAAGTCCCGTATTTTGGAGCTTCCGCATCATGGTAGGCACCGGCATGATCATGATCGCCGTCTCCGCGGTAGGAGCCTACCTGATCTGGAAAAAACGCGAATGGCCAAAGCTCTACCTGCAAATTCTCTTGGCGATGACCTTCTCTGGCTGGGTGGGAACAGTTTCCGGCTGGTATGTTACCGAAATTGGCCGCCAACCGTGGCTCGTCTACGGAATTCTGAAAACCAAGGACGCCGTAGCGGACCTGCCGCCAGAACACGTTGCCCTAACCTTGACGGGATACCTCGTCACCTACGTGCTGCTCTTTATCGCCTACATTGGCTCGCTCTTCTATCTCGCTCGCAAGGAAGCTGCCACCGAATCTAAAACGCCTGCTGTATCATGA
- a CDS encoding cytochrome d ubiquinol oxidase subunit II: MNLEIFENGAWLPFVFAFLIGLSMLLYAILDGYDLGVGLLSKSVDSDERDRMIASIGPFWDANETWLVLGVGLLLVAFPPAHGIVLTSLYLPVTLMIVALVFRGVSFDFRKKVAPEAQHKWNLVFFWSSLCITLTQGYMVGRFMIGFQSGLIAELFSVFFGMLVVSGYALMGSCWLIMKAEGDLQKKAIKWARNSILLMTLGAVLSSAVAPFVDTRIYDRMFSFPEVTLLIAMPLISMILTLFMLFILKALPLEGDRLSWMPFAISISIFVLGFLGLVYSFYPYIIPGQLKIVDASAAPESLLVILIGTGIVLPFMIGYTTLAYWIFRGKAEDLSYD, encoded by the coding sequence ATGAATTTGGAGATATTTGAAAACGGTGCATGGCTGCCCTTCGTCTTCGCCTTCCTCATCGGGCTGTCCATGCTACTTTACGCCATCCTCGACGGCTACGACCTAGGGGTCGGACTGCTTTCCAAATCGGTCGACAGCGACGAACGCGACCGCATGATCGCTTCCATAGGCCCCTTTTGGGATGCCAATGAAACTTGGCTCGTCCTAGGAGTAGGTCTCCTCCTGGTAGCGTTTCCGCCCGCCCACGGGATTGTACTGACTAGCCTCTACCTGCCAGTTACCTTAATGATTGTCGCCTTGGTTTTCCGAGGAGTCTCGTTCGACTTCCGCAAGAAGGTCGCTCCCGAAGCCCAGCACAAATGGAACTTGGTCTTTTTCTGGAGCTCGCTTTGCATAACCCTAACCCAAGGCTACATGGTAGGACGCTTCATGATCGGTTTCCAGAGCGGACTCATAGCAGAACTGTTTTCAGTTTTCTTCGGCATGCTTGTGGTATCCGGATACGCCCTGATGGGGTCCTGCTGGCTTATTATGAAGGCGGAGGGAGACCTGCAGAAAAAGGCGATCAAGTGGGCCCGAAACTCAATCCTGCTGATGACTCTCGGCGCGGTGCTGAGTAGCGCTGTAGCCCCTTTTGTCGACACGCGCATCTACGACCGCATGTTTTCATTTCCGGAGGTAACTCTGCTTATCGCGATGCCGCTGATCTCGATGATCCTTACCTTGTTTATGCTCTTTATCCTCAAGGCCCTTCCCCTTGAGGGAGATCGGCTTTCCTGGATGCCATTCGCCATTTCGATTTCCATCTTTGTATTGGGATTTCTAGGACTCGTCTACAGCTTCTATCCTTACATTATTCCAGGGCAGCTGAAAATCGTCGACGCCTCCGCAGCTCCAGAGTCGCTACTCGTAATCCTGATCGGCACCGGCATAGTCCTCCCCTTTATGATCGGATACACCACGCTAGCCTACTGGATCTTCAGAGGAAAAGCTGAGGACCTAAGCTACGATTGA
- a CDS encoding 4Fe-4S binding protein, which yields MYTIKPDLCVMCDACRPVCPRNAVSAHESEKTYVIDADACNDCSNMAAVRCVPQCPADAIVKG from the coding sequence ATGTATACCATCAAGCCAGACCTCTGTGTTATGTGCGACGCCTGTCGCCCAGTTTGCCCTCGCAATGCTGTTAGCGCACACGAATCCGAAAAGACCTACGTCATCGACGCTGACGCCTGTAACGACTGCTCCAACATGGCAGCCGTACGTTGCGTACCGCAATGCCCAGCGGACGCTATTGTAAAAGGCTAA
- a CDS encoding DUF3793 family protein, translated as MNAAPQKIPALMAFLDWRQALAQMEERVRRFDAWVFLNASSVLLSEKTGELLAMDLQEMGMTADDVEFELERLSGKWNFDYKLFAESNGFLKFIVYRRDRLRAVLDESPYCVMVGQLNYSHPLSPESFLGEVKERWLEQGSVPHEIGVALGYPLEDVFGYMGLMPLACKGVCGWRVYGCMKESQRRSCAFNNARCQALAFLAGSAAA; from the coding sequence ATGAACGCTGCACCACAGAAGATTCCTGCCCTTATGGCCTTCCTGGACTGGCGGCAGGCTTTGGCTCAAATGGAGGAGCGAGTCCGCCGTTTCGACGCATGGGTATTTCTCAATGCGTCCAGTGTCTTGTTGAGTGAGAAGACGGGCGAGCTGCTCGCGATGGACCTTCAAGAGATGGGTATGACGGCTGATGACGTTGAGTTCGAGCTAGAGCGCCTCTCCGGCAAATGGAATTTTGACTATAAGCTGTTTGCTGAGAGCAATGGCTTTCTCAAGTTCATCGTCTATCGCAGGGATCGTCTCCGTGCAGTACTCGATGAGTCTCCGTATTGCGTGATGGTTGGGCAGTTGAACTATTCTCATCCACTCAGTCCGGAGTCTTTTCTGGGAGAGGTCAAAGAGCGCTGGCTTGAGCAGGGGTCGGTACCGCACGAGATCGGGGTGGCTCTGGGCTATCCCTTGGAGGATGTGTTTGGCTACATGGGCCTAATGCCTTTGGCGTGCAAAGGTGTTTGTGGATGGCGGGTTTATGGGTGTATGAAGGAATCGCAACGTCGAAGCTGCGCTTTCAACAACGCTCGTTGTCAGGCTTTGGCTTTTCTGGCCGGTTCCGCTGCTGCGTAA